The Lycium barbarum isolate Lr01 chromosome 9, ASM1917538v2, whole genome shotgun sequence genome has a segment encoding these proteins:
- the LOC132610225 gene encoding glutaredoxin-C11-like, which produces MDKIRELASKRAVVIFTKSSCCMCHSIKALFYELGASPAIHELDQDSRGNEMAVALSILGCNPCVPAIFIGGQFVGSAKDVISLHVDGSLKEMLINAKAIWL; this is translated from the coding sequence ATGGATAAGATAAGAGAGTTGGCATCAAAGAGGGCAGTAGTAATATTCACCAAGAGTTCATGCTGCATGTGTCATAGTATCAAAGCACTTTTTTATGAACTAGGAGCAAGCCCAGCAATTCATGAACTGGATCAAGATTCAAGAGGCAATGAAATGGCAGTTGCTTTGAGCATCCTAGGTTGTAATCCTTGTGTTCCTGCTATTTTCATTGGTGGACAATTTGTTGGTTCAGCTAAGGATGTTATTTCCCTTCATGTTGATGGCTCTCTTAAAGAAATGCTCATCAATGCCAAAGCTATATGGCTCTAA